One stretch of Streptomyces sp. R21 DNA includes these proteins:
- a CDS encoding VOC family protein, translating to MSETRVHGPDSKTAHQDLHSEQGALRGEHPGRSRNPVIKVADLAWLEFEKPDLDRAEVFARDFGFAVAARTESELWLRGTFAGSPCMVIRRGRASRFIGPVFRAAQRTDLDRLARSTGTAVREADVPGGGKIVGLLDPSGFPVRVVHCGEPLPALPEQRPLLLNFGTDHRRTNATQRPSREPSRIQRLGHVVLETRVFGRALDWYLDTLGMIVSDFLFLDGQRGRGPTMAFIRCDRGSQVADHHTLAMHLGPGTGYVHSAYQVTDLDSIAAGGEYLNERGYKRSWGIGRHIQGSQLFDYWRDPDRFMLEHFADGDLFSCDVEPGWAPMSTSGLAQWGPPATRDFLGASPSPQRVRDVIEALRGDNEVDPARLLGLLRAATS from the coding sequence ATGTCTGAAACCCGCGTCCACGGACCTGATTCCAAGACGGCCCACCAGGACCTCCACAGCGAGCAGGGCGCCCTGCGCGGCGAGCACCCCGGGAGGTCGCGGAATCCTGTGATCAAGGTGGCGGACCTGGCATGGCTGGAGTTCGAGAAGCCCGATCTGGACCGGGCGGAGGTCTTCGCCCGCGACTTCGGGTTCGCCGTCGCCGCCCGTACGGAGAGTGAGCTGTGGTTGCGGGGCACCTTCGCGGGCTCGCCGTGCATGGTGATCCGGCGCGGCCGTGCGTCGCGTTTCATCGGTCCGGTGTTCCGTGCGGCGCAGCGGACCGATCTGGACCGGCTGGCCCGGTCCACCGGCACGGCCGTACGGGAGGCCGATGTGCCGGGCGGCGGGAAGATCGTCGGTCTGCTCGACCCCTCGGGCTTCCCGGTGCGCGTGGTGCACTGCGGCGAGCCGTTGCCGGCGCTGCCCGAACAGCGGCCGCTGCTGCTCAACTTCGGCACCGATCACCGCCGTACGAACGCCACCCAGCGCCCGTCGCGTGAGCCGTCCCGTATCCAGCGGCTGGGCCATGTGGTGCTGGAGACCCGGGTGTTCGGCCGGGCGCTGGACTGGTATCTGGACACGCTCGGAATGATCGTGTCCGACTTCCTGTTCCTGGACGGGCAGCGCGGCCGCGGCCCGACGATGGCGTTCATCCGCTGCGACCGGGGCAGTCAGGTCGCGGACCACCACACCCTCGCCATGCATCTGGGGCCGGGCACCGGCTATGTCCACTCGGCCTATCAGGTGACCGATCTGGACTCGATCGCCGCCGGTGGCGAGTACCTGAACGAGCGTGGATACAAGCGCAGTTGGGGTATCGGCCGACATATCCAGGGCAGTCAGCTCTTCGACTACTGGCGCGACCCCGACCGCTTCATGCTGGAGCACTTCGCCGACGGCGACCTGTTCTCCTGCGACGTCGAGCCCGGCTGGGCGCCCATGTCGACCAGCGGCCTGGCCCAGTGGGGTCCGCCCGCCACCCGGGACTTCCTCGGCGCGAGCCCCTCCCCGCAGCGGGTCCGTGACGTCATCGAGGCGCTGCGCGGCGACAACGAGGTGGACCCGGCACGCCTGCTGGGCCTGCTCAGAGCCGCCACCTCCTGA
- a CDS encoding TetR/AcrR family transcriptional regulator: protein MPTSAPPSNRFERRRAETRQALIRAARQILAETGDTGASIQAIAERADVGFGSFYNHFQSKTELFEAAVVDALEEFGQSFDERLAGIDDPAELVAAGFRLSARMADSHPEQMQVLRRRGLAHLHSDNGLTRRALRDVEVGMTSGRFTTVDPAVALSALGGTLLSLVELRFARPDLDGDEAAVNLAEMVLRMLGVPPDDAHEVARRPLPGPVR, encoded by the coding sequence ATGCCTACGTCAGCCCCGCCCAGCAACCGGTTCGAACGGCGCCGCGCCGAGACCCGTCAGGCGCTCATCCGCGCCGCCCGGCAGATACTCGCCGAGACCGGGGACACCGGCGCCAGCATCCAGGCGATCGCCGAGCGCGCCGACGTCGGCTTCGGCTCCTTCTACAACCACTTCCAGTCGAAGACCGAGCTGTTCGAGGCGGCGGTGGTGGACGCCCTGGAGGAGTTCGGCCAGAGCTTCGACGAGCGCCTGGCAGGGATCGACGACCCGGCGGAACTCGTCGCGGCGGGCTTCCGGCTCAGCGCTCGCATGGCCGACTCCCATCCGGAGCAGATGCAGGTCCTGCGCCGTCGCGGCCTTGCCCATCTCCACTCGGACAACGGCCTGACCCGGCGGGCCCTGCGTGACGTCGAGGTCGGCATGACCTCCGGCCGCTTCACCACCGTCGACCCGGCGGTCGCCCTGTCCGCGCTGGGCGGAACCCTGCTGTCCCTGGTGGAGCTCCGATTCGCCCGCCCCGATCTGGACGGCGACGAGGCAGCGGTGAACCTGGCCGAGATGGTCCTGCGCATGCTGGGCGTTCCGCCGGACGACGCCCACGAGGTCGCCCGGCGCCCGCTTCCCGGCCCCGTGAGGTAG